One Microbacterium sp. No. 7 genomic window carries:
- the rpmH gene encoding 50S ribosomal protein L34, whose amino-acid sequence MSKRTFQPNNRRRAKKHGFRARMRTRAGRAILSARRAKGRTELSA is encoded by the coding sequence ATGAGCAAGCGCACGTTCCAGCCCAACAACCGCCGCCGCGCCAAGAAGCACGGCTTCCGCGCCCGCATGCGCACGCGCGCCGGCCGCGCCATCCTCTCGGCCCGCCGCGCCAAGGGCCGCACCGAGCTGTCGGCCTGA